A DNA window from Fibrobacter succinogenes contains the following coding sequences:
- a CDS encoding toxin-antitoxin system YwqK family antitoxin produces the protein MKLRQLIAFSALLCYFAGCTVERAEEQILDRHVNGVKKTSIWVYPDGTVLKRNEWYNDGIKEFEIPYKDGEPHGEFKRWTGFGDVAMIGNYNKGKKDGKWTIYYQNKKVEAVQYYKDDHPVGDWEGWHHNQNKAFEEHYDENGLATGVWKKWHDNGILAEENNCHQNEQGFSKDGKYEPIAGFIKRYGRNCKILEEFECINGRLDGSYKKYYESYGEPASTEEDCNKSQIMEEGTYYADALILSPSYYRADGSLIKRIESNEIDGITKIQWFDENSKVIRESNFIPQRTDGPTESSGISYGTCENSSTLFCAETSFVRSTLPSGTLDSCTLSFKDKYKQNIGKHPASLRYIKAKHSLLYEELWELDKKNDGTSHLIESRSFYPDSTGGKMASEGFWIVGPEGKDKPHGIWRNWYPNGVLRDSLTYVFGERIGDQFSYDSTGKLTIHKTEAGKNRPVIMHLLK, from the coding sequence ATGAAGCTCCGTCAATTAATCGCATTTTCTGCACTTTTATGCTATTTCGCCGGCTGTACTGTCGAGCGAGCCGAAGAACAAATCCTGGACAGGCACGTAAATGGTGTCAAAAAGACCTCCATCTGGGTTTACCCGGACGGAACCGTTCTGAAACGCAATGAATGGTACAACGATGGTATCAAGGAATTCGAAATTCCTTATAAAGATGGTGAACCGCACGGCGAATTCAAGCGCTGGACGGGTTTTGGCGATGTTGCGATGATCGGCAATTACAACAAAGGGAAGAAAGACGGCAAGTGGACCATCTATTACCAGAACAAGAAAGTCGAAGCCGTCCAATATTACAAGGACGACCACCCTGTTGGCGACTGGGAAGGCTGGCACCACAACCAGAACAAAGCGTTCGAAGAGCATTACGACGAGAACGGATTAGCGACTGGCGTGTGGAAAAAATGGCACGACAACGGCATACTCGCCGAAGAAAACAATTGCCATCAAAACGAACAGGGATTTTCCAAAGACGGCAAATACGAACCAATTGCGGGATTCATCAAACGCTATGGCCGCAACTGCAAAATCTTGGAAGAATTTGAATGCATCAACGGTCGTTTAGACGGCTCTTACAAAAAATATTACGAATCATATGGAGAACCCGCCTCCACCGAAGAAGACTGCAACAAGTCTCAAATCATGGAAGAAGGCACATACTACGCCGATGCCCTCATTCTCTCGCCAAGCTACTACAGAGCAGACGGTTCACTCATCAAGAGAATTGAATCTAATGAAATAGACGGCATCACCAAAATACAGTGGTTTGACGAGAACAGCAAAGTCATTCGCGAAAGCAACTTTATTCCGCAACGAACAGACGGTCCAACTGAAAGTTCCGGGATTTCTTATGGCACTTGTGAAAACTCGTCTACACTATTCTGCGCCGAAACTTCGTTTGTCCGTTCCACGCTCCCAAGCGGAACACTCGATAGCTGCACCCTGAGTTTCAAAGACAAATACAAACAAAACATCGGGAAACATCCCGCATCACTGCGTTATATCAAGGCAAAGCACAGCCTGTTGTACGAGGAATTATGGGAACTTGACAAAAAGAACGACGGCACATCCCACCTCATCGAAAGTCGCAGTTTTTATCCCGATAGCACAGGCGGCAAAATGGCTAGCGAAGGTTTTTGGATAGTAGGTCCAGAAGGCAAAGATAAACCGCACGGCATCTGGCGCAATTGGTACCCCAATGGAGTTCTTCGCGACAGTCTCACTTATGTATTCGGCGAGCGCATCGGCGATCAGTTCAGCTACGACAGCACAGGAAAGCTCACGATACATAAAACAGAAGCCGGCAAGAACCGGCCCGTGATTATGCATTTATTGAAATAG
- a CDS encoding type II secretion system protein, whose protein sequence is MAKLFKNKKSFGVVVSLVVVALLGFSYMAMRNLGGNGDALLRIRGRDGAVEVAQQVLDSLKSVGVESIPSKALADTTFNVQKINRKWARGLGDSATVTYSSQVTVAATSSNSLQTPAPFELASHIYAKQVTVTVFWNFKGSKQSIEVSSVIR, encoded by the coding sequence ATGGCGAAACTCTTCAAAAATAAGAAAAGCTTCGGTGTTGTTGTATCCTTGGTCGTTGTGGCGCTCCTTGGTTTTAGCTATATGGCAATGCGGAATCTGGGCGGAAACGGCGATGCTTTGTTGCGTATCCGAGGACGCGATGGTGCTGTCGAAGTTGCCCAGCAAGTTTTGGACTCTTTGAAATCTGTTGGGGTGGAATCGATTCCATCGAAGGCTCTAGCTGATACAACTTTTAATGTCCAGAAAATCAATCGCAAGTGGGCTCGTGGCCTTGGCGATTCCGCTACTGTGACATATTCTTCGCAGGTGACTGTTGCGGCTACGTCCAGTAATTCGCTGCAAACTCCGGCTCCGTTCGAGCTCGCTTCACATATTTACGCCAAGCAAGTTACGGTTACGGTCTTCTGGAATTTCAAAGGTTCCAAGCAATCCATCGAAGTTTCTAGCGTTATTCGATAG
- a CDS encoding GNAT family N-acetyltransferase, producing the protein MSEAFEEIEPCEFSLEEIVGEHVVLRPLGEADAQSLFELIDESREFLQEHLPWPEECTSVESVASRIDSWNLQAQMANGACWGIFEKVANADLKIAGCIMLGWVQWKHRSATVSYWLGKNFCGRGLATEALLLASSEAFAMGLNRLELTSSVHNPKSAAVARRAGFQEEGLCREYERIHGNFEDHLRFSLLARDLLDAE; encoded by the coding sequence ATGAGCGAAGCTTTTGAAGAAATTGAACCTTGCGAATTTTCGTTAGAGGAAATCGTTGGCGAACATGTTGTTTTGCGACCGCTTGGTGAAGCGGACGCGCAGTCGCTGTTCGAACTGATTGACGAATCTCGAGAGTTTTTGCAGGAACATTTGCCGTGGCCGGAGGAATGTACTTCGGTTGAAAGCGTTGCCTCAAGAATCGATTCTTGGAACTTGCAGGCGCAGATGGCGAATGGCGCTTGCTGGGGCATTTTCGAGAAGGTCGCTAATGCAGACCTGAAAATCGCAGGTTGCATTATGCTGGGGTGGGTGCAGTGGAAGCACCGTTCGGCAACAGTTAGTTATTGGCTTGGAAAGAATTTTTGCGGTCGAGGCTTGGCGACGGAAGCGTTGTTGTTGGCATCAAGCGAAGCTTTTGCGATGGGACTGAATCGCCTCGAACTGACATCTTCGGTCCATAACCCGAAGAGTGCTGCGGTTGCCCGCCGTGCTGGCTTCCAAGAGGAAGGTCTCTGCCGCGAGTACGAACGAATCCACGGGAATTTCGAGGACCATTTGCGATTTTCGCTCCTTGCGCGCGACTTGCTTGATGCGGAATAG
- a CDS encoding Tfp pilus assembly protein FimT/FimU, whose protein sequence is MLNHCSKKSGFTLVEVVIVVAIMGVLATMGVAGLRGAVANSRMKDCAINTAAFLERIANDANRMSKRLCVKMSSSNEQELQVYEPVEGSCDVDKPDALYDVFNIESPAKFSCDDVDLDIFSGKDWAQNGAMFVPRIGLSATPSEGYICMQYGGQYVYGLIEKTKNNNAIVPMWRAGDFWSKL, encoded by the coding sequence ATGTTGAATCACTGTTCTAAAAAAAGCGGCTTTACCCTAGTAGAAGTTGTTATTGTCGTAGCAATAATGGGTGTCTTGGCTACGATGGGGGTTGCTGGCCTGAGAGGGGCTGTTGCCAATAGTCGAATGAAAGATTGCGCTATAAATACAGCTGCTTTTTTGGAACGCATTGCTAACGATGCAAACCGAATGTCGAAGCGTCTTTGCGTGAAAATGTCTAGTAGTAATGAACAGGAACTTCAAGTTTATGAACCGGTTGAAGGCTCTTGCGACGTAGATAAACCTGATGCATTGTACGATGTGTTTAATATCGAATCTCCGGCAAAATTTAGCTGTGATGATGTTGATCTAGATATTTTTAGCGGTAAAGATTGGGCTCAAAATGGAGCTATGTTTGTTCCGCGTATAGGACTTTCTGCTACACCTTCGGAAGGGTATATTTGTATGCAGTACGGTGGCCAGTATGTTTACGGGCTAATCGAAAAAACGAAAAACAATAACGCGATTGTTCCGATGTGGAGAGCGGGAGACTTCTGGAGCAAGTTGTAG
- the recJ gene encoding single-stranded-DNA-specific exonuclease RecJ, translating to MEDLVASTLSSTLKIPHAVARFLVSRGIKTVSDAYHMLCCSESDVHDPFLMMGMDKAVEWILAVRERGERVFIFGDYDLDGMTSVTLLTRCLKKVGIESEWRLPNRFGDGYGLSVSAVDEMYEAGARNLITVDTGITANLEIAHAKELGMAVLVMDHHQPSGDGLPVSDVLLDPHQDGDDYPNPELCGVGVSYKFICALYSRLGLSNPVEYLDLVALGTLADLVQMTPENRYFTRSGLECLKNSRWPGVQEMYSSLMKPHSCVGGIDVMYKLAPLLNAPGRMERPDPALKLLLCENKSEASQLLTELKEWNKRRKDKEAEITEMAMEQVKALYGETIPTVIVVAGENWHVGVIGIVAAKLAQEFHRPSAVLSIIDGMAHASARAVPGFNWHKALFESRELFDRWGGHANAAGFSLEAGKIEELRGRLLQSARDQGYTGEVINTEESYPFDIKIALRELTVETRVPTGRYPIRERSILEYIDLLEPFGGNFPYPAFRAEGVTVHRVRELRGGHLQMEISQAGSAVFPAIAFGLRKSKALLGRSRPITVVFEPIWNYYNNNKTVQLCIKSIE from the coding sequence ATGGAAGATCTTGTCGCCTCCACATTATCCTCTACGCTTAAGATTCCGCATGCGGTCGCGAGATTCCTTGTGTCGCGTGGCATTAAGACGGTGTCCGATGCGTACCACATGCTGTGCTGTAGCGAAAGCGACGTGCATGACCCGTTCCTCATGATGGGGATGGATAAGGCAGTGGAATGGATTTTGGCCGTTCGCGAACGTGGCGAGCGCGTGTTTATTTTTGGCGACTACGATCTGGATGGCATGACCTCGGTGACGCTTTTGACGCGTTGCTTAAAGAAGGTTGGCATTGAATCGGAATGGCGACTCCCGAATCGCTTTGGCGATGGTTACGGACTTTCGGTTTCTGCTGTCGATGAAATGTACGAGGCTGGCGCTCGTAATTTGATTACCGTGGATACGGGTATTACCGCAAATTTGGAAATTGCCCATGCCAAAGAACTTGGCATGGCGGTCTTGGTTATGGACCACCACCAGCCCTCGGGCGATGGGCTTCCGGTAAGCGATGTGCTTTTGGACCCGCACCAGGATGGGGACGATTATCCGAACCCGGAACTTTGCGGTGTCGGCGTTTCGTATAAGTTTATTTGTGCCTTGTACAGCCGCCTTGGACTTTCGAATCCGGTGGAATACTTGGATTTGGTGGCGCTTGGAACCCTTGCCGACCTTGTGCAGATGACGCCTGAAAACCGTTATTTTACGCGGTCGGGGCTTGAGTGTTTGAAGAATAGCCGCTGGCCTGGCGTGCAAGAAATGTATTCGTCCCTCATGAAACCCCATAGCTGTGTGGGTGGCATCGATGTGATGTACAAGCTAGCTCCGCTTTTGAATGCTCCGGGACGTATGGAGCGGCCGGATCCGGCCCTTAAACTTCTTTTGTGCGAAAACAAGAGCGAGGCTTCGCAGCTCCTTACGGAACTGAAAGAATGGAATAAACGCCGTAAAGATAAAGAAGCCGAAATCACCGAAATGGCGATGGAGCAGGTCAAGGCGCTTTATGGCGAAACTATCCCGACGGTGATTGTTGTGGCCGGTGAAAATTGGCATGTGGGCGTGATTGGCATTGTGGCGGCAAAGCTTGCGCAGGAATTCCACAGGCCTTCTGCAGTGCTTTCGATTATTGACGGCATGGCGCATGCGAGCGCTCGTGCAGTGCCGGGATTCAACTGGCACAAGGCGCTTTTCGAAAGCCGCGAACTTTTTGACCGTTGGGGCGGCCATGCGAACGCTGCTGGTTTCTCGCTGGAAGCGGGGAAAATTGAAGAATTGCGTGGGCGCTTGTTGCAATCGGCGAGAGATCAAGGCTATACGGGTGAAGTTATCAATACCGAAGAATCGTATCCCTTTGATATCAAGATTGCACTACGTGAACTGACTGTAGAAACGCGAGTCCCGACGGGCCGCTATCCGATCCGCGAGCGCTCGATTCTTGAATACATCGATTTGCTGGAACCGTTTGGCGGAAACTTCCCGTATCCAGCATTCCGCGCCGAAGGCGTTACCGTGCATCGTGTGCGCGAACTTCGCGGCGGGCATTTGCAAATGGAAATTTCGCAGGCGGGAAGCGCTGTTTTTCCGGCGATTGCATTTGGCCTCCGCAAGAGCAAGGCCTTGCTCGGGCGTTCTCGCCCGATAACGGTTGTGTTCGAACCGATCTGGAATTATTACAACAACAATAAGACGGTGCAACTTTGCATCAAGTCTATTGAGTAG
- a CDS encoding InlB B-repeat-containing protein encodes MTSHLIHSLRSLRLGLVLIFTLLMAATSWGYIFYIDENGEREPVSLFNYLSKDIDHMTLMQNNGIYVVYDTVDLGDKNIGFEGSIKIILMDGAYLNCNKLYYKKDLGLSDVPSISIFVGSTSYNKPILGTGVLNVKNGIDPTTASNVSIAIYGGHVTTDYNNPKNDSHKDNVRIDVQNFEFHGGNVDVEELDATSITLGWKNPTDSFRVRNVIHANTFTIKNDLYVKDENGKFYSGQLSVDNIYSILDKTLVPAKTPFFYMDENGVERSVEDYVILDTLLPNIKESTKLPGGWYVVSDRVTFEGQIDFGDEDVNLIIADNAEFNVVEYEKDILFGIKSQGNLNIYGQKNGSGKLNVYSQKGSYEYVQGDIGAGRNKDLIINGISVKVGGQLFASKGRVIFNGGSYNVGRVESGSITLDWRKKTDSIKVGMFIVAGGHQPGSFVQIAEGKAFGDEDGKAYTGKVYSTETVYDALWEKDEYLSSLNGKTLKPCYAVTFQALNGTEPVVAAATFNEQGYANIAEPPAPTRNGSKFYRWSTTEDGTRGYFFNIPVTENMTLFAQWNKDRLEYIDENGQSQSLNSYTVLTSDLIKANEEEGVVNLPGAWYVVHNTFYDSVDVYVEDYTLSFNGDAHIILADGAELKAVAYDKTVIQSSGNLTFYAQTLGTGKLTAYDSSETNSTILAHQKVTFNGGIVTVRNGHAAGRPAVKTEYYPGRIYINSGIVNISSNTDAEEPEYTLKVYDVILDWRSAKDRYTLGSADRFSIANGKTFKEENGKICHRYEFDNAFKDKPIVPCYIVYIDNQDGLQPKETIASFDENGEAHVTKPEDPTRVGTTFVGWAATKEGSKVFDWSAPISGHTTAYAIWDDMKPVEYVDENGKTQKVTEYFLLTSDIGEPDENHYLRFTGGWYVVQGEVTFSSDALNALSFSDDVHLILADGAKLNVEAQNMYFDALYIHTQSRGTGSFNAKKLGIYENLCIYGGNFTFDEIAADGDGATINGGNINVGRIYAYDLVVNGGSVDASLMEGWSVTLGWNSTDDHITAEELRIAASSPSMAIDIAKGKAFKDEDGNIYDEPVPINYYGSSLSGKMLTPLKWITSEDIVVDDIAIQAYTGNPVCPDVVVKDGKKTLKVKTDYTVECFENVEKSSTAPYVKITGMGNYRGDIEKHFAILERTADFASVGIFKDEDGLSIAAIDANYGEDGTVNIDEEITVDSVKFERSFTKESRSTIVLPFSVSTSQIKGLKQVLAFSKIVVEDGQKAVGMHVVWENTSSEHVTLNAYTPYIVLMDGDKFDIEGSVTLEVTRDAVDNGTNKSSEWEFRGSLTYKKWEEGNPELGSIYGFAGNADKKAGVEVGDFVRVAAGAWVNPMRAYLVKKPSASAVRANGAIAKTATTSSIDELPASMRIVIIDDEETEEEHTTVIGQHNVRTTPYRVNFMPHTYDLKGRIVSNGKKARGAYYGKKFVK; translated from the coding sequence ATGACCAGTCATCTAATTCATTCATTACGTTCGCTCCGTTTGGGGCTTGTGCTCATCTTTACCCTGCTTATGGCGGCAACTTCGTGGGGATATATCTTTTATATTGACGAAAACGGAGAAAGGGAGCCCGTATCTCTTTTTAATTATCTCTCAAAAGACATTGACCATATGACGCTTATGCAGAATAACGGTATTTATGTGGTATATGACACCGTAGATCTGGGTGATAAGAATATCGGGTTCGAGGGTAGTATCAAGATTATTTTAATGGATGGAGCTTATTTAAACTGCAACAAATTATATTATAAAAAAGATTTAGGACTTTCAGATGTTCCTTCTATATCCATTTTCGTAGGATCAACTAGCTACAATAAACCCATTTTAGGTACGGGTGTATTAAATGTCAAAAATGGTATTGACCCTACTACAGCATCTAATGTCTCTATAGCTATTTATGGCGGTCACGTCACAACGGATTATAATAATCCTAAAAACGATAGTCATAAAGATAATGTACGCATAGATGTTCAAAATTTTGAATTTCATGGTGGTAATGTCGATGTAGAAGAACTTGACGCAACATCGATTACGCTTGGTTGGAAAAATCCCACAGATTCTTTTAGAGTGCGCAATGTAATTCATGCAAACACCTTCACCATAAAGAATGATTTATACGTCAAGGATGAAAACGGCAAATTTTACAGCGGCCAATTATCTGTTGACAATATTTATAGCATCCTAGACAAAACACTTGTGCCCGCAAAGACTCCTTTCTTCTACATGGACGAAAACGGAGTCGAGCGAAGTGTTGAGGATTATGTCATCCTCGATACACTTTTACCGAACATTAAGGAGTCAACGAAATTGCCGGGTGGCTGGTATGTAGTGAGCGATCGTGTAACTTTTGAGGGCCAAATTGACTTTGGGGACGAGGATGTTAACCTTATCATTGCGGATAATGCCGAATTTAACGTTGTGGAGTATGAAAAGGATATTCTCTTCGGTATAAAAAGCCAAGGAAACTTGAATATTTATGGTCAGAAGAATGGCTCTGGAAAATTGAATGTTTATAGTCAGAAGGGTAGCTATGAATACGTACAAGGTGATATAGGTGCAGGAAGGAATAAAGATCTTATTATAAACGGAATTTCCGTGAAAGTAGGTGGTCAATTGTTTGCTAGTAAAGGTCGTGTTATATTTAACGGTGGTTCTTACAATGTTGGTAGAGTTGAGTCTGGTTCAATCACTTTGGATTGGCGTAAAAAAACTGATTCCATCAAAGTTGGAATGTTTATCGTGGCTGGTGGTCATCAACCGGGGAGTTTTGTTCAAATAGCCGAAGGCAAAGCTTTTGGAGATGAAGACGGCAAAGCCTATACCGGTAAAGTCTATTCGACGGAAACCGTATATGATGCGCTATGGGAAAAAGATGAATATTTAAGCTCGCTTAACGGCAAGACACTTAAGCCGTGCTATGCGGTTACATTCCAAGCGCTGAACGGCACGGAACCTGTGGTTGCTGCAGCGACCTTCAACGAACAAGGCTATGCCAACATTGCTGAGCCGCCGGCTCCAACCCGCAACGGATCCAAGTTTTATCGCTGGTCCACCACTGAAGATGGCACAAGGGGATATTTTTTCAATATCCCTGTCACTGAAAATATGACCCTCTTTGCTCAATGGAACAAAGACAGGCTTGAATATATTGACGAAAATGGTCAATCTCAATCTCTAAATAGTTATACCGTGCTCACAAGCGACCTTATCAAAGCCAACGAAGAAGAAGGCGTCGTCAACCTCCCGGGCGCTTGGTATGTGGTGCATAATACTTTCTACGATAGCGTAGACGTTTATGTTGAGGATTACACGCTCTCGTTCAATGGGGATGCGCATATCATCCTTGCGGATGGCGCAGAACTGAAAGCTGTTGCATATGATAAGACTGTAATCCAATCTTCAGGCAACTTGACGTTTTATGCTCAGACGCTTGGCACGGGTAAGCTAACGGCCTATGATTCGTCAGAAACAAACAGTACAATTCTCGCCCATCAAAAAGTGACCTTTAACGGAGGAATCGTAACCGTAAGAAATGGCCATGCAGCTGGTCGCCCTGCTGTAAAAACCGAATATTATCCCGGAAGAATTTATATTAACAGCGGTATCGTGAATATTTCCTCTAATACCGATGCAGAAGAACCTGAATATACACTCAAGGTTTATGATGTTATCTTGGATTGGCGCAGTGCAAAAGACCGTTATACCTTAGGTTCTGCGGATCGTTTTTCTATTGCAAATGGCAAGACCTTTAAGGAAGAAAATGGCAAAATTTGTCATCGTTATGAATTTGACAACGCCTTTAAGGATAAACCTATAGTGCCATGCTATATCGTGTACATTGATAATCAGGATGGCCTCCAGCCCAAAGAGACTATTGCATCCTTTGACGAAAATGGCGAAGCGCACGTTACAAAGCCCGAAGATCCGACCCGTGTAGGTACAACATTCGTTGGATGGGCTGCTACGAAAGAAGGCTCCAAGGTATTTGACTGGTCCGCCCCTATTTCTGGCCATACAACAGCCTATGCAATATGGGACGATATGAAGCCTGTTGAATATGTCGATGAAAATGGCAAGACGCAGAAAGTGACTGAATATTTCTTGCTTACAAGCGATATCGGTGAACCTGATGAAAATCATTATTTAAGATTTACCGGTGGATGGTATGTTGTGCAAGGCGAAGTGACCTTCTCAAGTGATGCTTTAAATGCTCTCTCATTCAGTGATGATGTTCACCTTATCCTTGCTGACGGCGCCAAACTCAATGTTGAAGCGCAAAACATGTATTTCGATGCTCTTTATATTCATACGCAATCGCGTGGCACGGGTTCGTTCAATGCAAAAAAACTTGGGATTTATGAGAATTTGTGCATCTATGGTGGTAATTTCACTTTTGATGAAATTGCGGCAGATGGTGATGGGGCTACAATCAATGGCGGTAATATAAACGTAGGTCGAATCTATGCTTATGATTTAGTGGTAAATGGAGGCTCCGTAGATGCATCACTAATGGAAGGATGGTCAGTCACTTTAGGTTGGAATTCCACCGATGATCATATTACCGCAGAGGAACTCCGTATAGCAGCTTCTAGCCCCTCCATGGCCATTGATATTGCCAAAGGTAAAGCTTTTAAGGATGAAGATGGCAATATTTATGATGAGCCTGTACCCATTAATTATTATGGATCTTCACTCAGTGGCAAGATGCTTACCCCTCTAAAGTGGATTACCAGTGAGGATATCGTTGTCGATGACATTGCTATTCAGGCTTACACGGGTAATCCTGTTTGCCCCGATGTTGTCGTGAAGGATGGCAAAAAGACGCTTAAAGTCAAGACGGACTACACCGTGGAATGTTTTGAAAATGTGGAAAAATCTTCGACCGCGCCTTATGTGAAAATCACCGGCATGGGTAATTATAGGGGTGATATTGAAAAGCACTTTGCTATCCTCGAAAGGACTGCAGATTTCGCCTCAGTCGGAATTTTCAAGGATGAGGATGGACTTTCGATTGCAGCCATCGATGCTAATTATGGTGAAGACGGAACTGTGAATATTGACGAAGAAATTACGGTCGATTCGGTTAAGTTCGAACGTAGCTTTACGAAAGAATCTCGTTCTACCATCGTCTTGCCGTTCAGCGTAAGCACGAGCCAAATCAAGGGTCTAAAGCAAGTCCTTGCATTCAGCAAAATCGTGGTGGAAGACGGTCAAAAGGCTGTCGGCATGCATGTCGTCTGGGAAAACACATCGTCTGAACATGTGACATTGAACGCTTACACGCCGTATATCGTTTTGATGGATGGCGATAAGTTCGATATCGAAGGCTCTGTGACGCTCGAAGTCACGAGGGATGCTGTTGACAATGGTACGAACAAGTCTTCGGAATGGGAATTCCGCGGAAGCTTGACTTATAAGAAATGGGAAGAAGGCAATCCTGAACTGGGTAGCATTTACGGATTTGCCGGCAACGCAGACAAAAAAGCCGGCGTAGAAGTGGGTGATTTTGTCAGGGTTGCCGCAGGAGCATGGGTTAACCCGATGCGTGCTTACCTTGTCAAGAAACCTTCCGCTTCGGCTGTCCGTGCTAACGGTGCCATCGCCAAGACGGCTACGACAAGCTCTATTGACGAACTCCCGGCGTCTATGCGCATCGTGATTATCGACGATGAAGAAACCGAAGAAGAGCATACGACCGTTATCGGGCAGCACAATGTCCGCACGACTCCGTACCGTGTGAACTTTATGCCGCATACTTACGACCTTAAGGGCCGTATCGTGAGCAACGGAAAGAAGGCTCGTGGAGCTTACTACGGAAAGAAGTTTGTGAAATAA
- a CDS encoding AAA family ATPase → MVKTKMIEYRLNGPASQERIRIRLMAALRENRFPQSILIDGPVGIGKKALAMEIAQALQCTNPSVRPCGNCFGCKMAADTGVTDNWVLPMEAKEASARNAADVSAGSSAKTIQDFKQAYIEEITKNPYRVDIFSAGALISVELIRTMTASFAMKGDRVRVVIIAEADRMNDSAANAFLKTLEEVPPNTYFILTTSSREKLLQTIRSRCLALHLPPLTDEEVRAEAIRVGGEDFDESTLTDDVIGLAVGSPGMALYYAEHAKAWCSLAVDFIEKSLSQDYTDLFFELEDAELEDPAIVNRFLEVLSFLISDLLRQQSGAPLRIPDATGRVNLERFPQVGASALELALVCVQETMSRIASRRMAAVMCLQNLSMKLFEGYK, encoded by the coding sequence ATGGTTAAAACAAAAATGATTGAATATCGCTTGAATGGCCCTGCTTCCCAGGAACGAATCCGCATTCGTCTTATGGCGGCGTTGCGTGAGAACCGCTTCCCGCAGTCGATTCTGATTGACGGTCCTGTGGGTATTGGCAAAAAGGCCTTGGCGATGGAAATTGCCCAGGCGTTGCAGTGCACGAACCCCAGCGTTCGCCCCTGCGGTAATTGCTTTGGCTGCAAGATGGCCGCCGATACCGGCGTAACGGACAACTGGGTTCTTCCAATGGAAGCGAAAGAGGCAAGCGCCCGCAATGCGGCCGATGTCTCTGCTGGGAGTTCTGCAAAGACTATCCAGGATTTTAAACAGGCCTACATCGAAGAAATCACGAAGAACCCGTACCGCGTCGATATTTTCAGTGCCGGCGCCCTTATTTCGGTGGAACTCATCCGTACGATGACCGCCTCTTTTGCGATGAAGGGCGACCGCGTGCGCGTGGTGATTATCGCCGAGGCCGACCGCATGAACGATTCTGCGGCAAATGCGTTCCTCAAGACTCTCGAAGAAGTCCCGCCGAACACTTACTTCATTTTAACGACGTCCTCTCGCGAAAAACTTTTGCAGACGATTCGTTCGCGCTGCTTGGCGCTCCACTTGCCGCCCCTTACCGACGAAGAAGTTCGCGCTGAGGCCATTCGCGTGGGTGGTGAAGATTTTGACGAATCGACTTTGACCGATGATGTCATCGGGCTTGCCGTGGGTTCTCCGGGCATGGCGCTTTATTATGCGGAACATGCTAAAGCTTGGTGCTCCCTTGCGGTCGATTTTATTGAAAAATCGCTTTCGCAGGACTACACGGACCTCTTCTTTGAACTTGAAGATGCCGAACTTGAAGACCCGGCTATCGTGAACCGTTTCCTCGAAGTCCTGTCGTTCTTGATCTCGGATTTGCTGCGCCAACAATCGGGCGCTCCGCTCCGCATTCCGGATGCTACTGGTCGCGTGAACCTCGAACGCTTCCCGCAGGTGGGGGCTTCGGCCTTGGAACTTGCGCTCGTGTGCGTCCAGGAGACCATGTCGAGAATCGCCTCTAGGCGTATGGCGGCGGTGATGTGCCTCCAGAACCTCTCGATGAAACTTTTTGAAGGCTACAAGTGA